A region from the bacterium genome encodes:
- a CDS encoding penicillin-binding protein activator, which translates to MLKKFPGIKSFLLSFLLFFLAGCGAGGGGGRPAPEYSGKVNAVVQDSFAVGDTLYKKHEYDAALNALLEFIKTFPHNRLTDEALYKTGKIYILKKDYSNANNQLNSLITLSPDPEYRAKAQLLRAQAYSLAGDDLSSLEAIKKCTLADLPTRMQIQYFSLFITTAKKLKVQQDKIDYAYLRLLDLYQDSSDRDLEALSQEGIVTKIMASQMVNLWVNSATPLDQIADWMKAYPRGYARPYVDFKIAKIYFDAKNTKAKNKLEDFVSGYPRHELAERAKKMLAILAGAKTSMLGGGLKIGVVLPLSGSLAPFGEAALRGIKCAAGLTPECLPLVNPVTSALGSIDLVIRDSGTSVDQMDGILSEMASLNVSAVIGPMSSQQAMAGARKANELKMVLLPITQKDGLMRDNPYVFQMGYDTFHQIDSLVTQALNRGYKTFGIFYPQNNYGREMQLSFENRVKDGGGKIIAKAGYNPTSSDYSDAIRELKLSSSTADPSRSVAFDALFIPDSFSAINRIVPQLRNASINNVVLFGGSAWNDDSLSAQNFDVFPQSFYVDLFSNNRTSDFVSQVSSAFSTANAHKPTSVEALGFDAAWFVMNAAKNIEDTTGEMIRNELASQRNLSGLTTIRSFESSQGATVEPLVFLPTPQGINLSQ; encoded by the coding sequence ATGTTGAAAAAATTCCCTGGTATAAAAAGTTTTTTACTTAGTTTTTTACTTTTTTTTCTTGCTGGCTGTGGCGCGGGAGGTGGAGGAGGGCGTCCGGCCCCAGAATATTCGGGAAAAGTAAATGCCGTTGTGCAAGATTCGTTTGCCGTTGGCGATACTTTGTATAAAAAGCACGAATACGATGCTGCTCTTAATGCTCTTTTAGAGTTTATTAAAACATTTCCACATAATCGTTTAACCGACGAAGCCTTGTATAAAACAGGGAAAATTTATATTCTTAAAAAAGATTATAGCAATGCCAATAATCAGCTTAATTCACTTATTACTTTATCGCCCGACCCTGAATACCGTGCCAAGGCGCAGCTATTGCGTGCTCAGGCCTATTCACTTGCAGGCGATGATCTGTCTTCTTTAGAAGCTATTAAAAAATGTACCTTGGCCGATTTGCCCACACGCATGCAAATCCAGTATTTTTCACTTTTTATTACCACTGCTAAAAAACTAAAAGTGCAGCAAGATAAAATAGATTATGCCTATTTGAGATTACTCGATTTATATCAAGATAGCTCCGACCGTGATTTAGAAGCTTTGTCGCAAGAAGGTATTGTTACTAAAATCATGGCGTCGCAAATGGTTAATTTGTGGGTTAATAGTGCTACACCCCTCGATCAAATTGCCGATTGGATGAAAGCCTACCCGCGTGGTTATGCCCGACCTTATGTAGATTTTAAAATTGCTAAAATTTATTTTGATGCCAAAAATACAAAGGCTAAAAATAAATTGGAAGATTTTGTGAGTGGTTATCCAAGGCATGAACTTGCCGAGCGTGCTAAAAAAATGTTGGCCATTTTAGCGGGGGCTAAAACCAGCATGCTAGGCGGTGGACTTAAAATTGGCGTGGTGTTGCCGCTTTCGGGAAGCCTAGCTCCTTTTGGCGAGGCAGCTTTACGTGGCATAAAATGTGCGGCCGGTTTAACTCCCGAATGTTTGCCTCTTGTCAATCCCGTTACTAGTGCTTTGGGTTCAATCGATTTGGTTATCCGTGATTCAGGAACTTCGGTAGATCAGATGGATGGTATTTTATCGGAAATGGCGTCACTGAATGTATCGGCTGTGATTGGCCCTATGTCCTCTCAGCAGGCTATGGCTGGTGCGCGAAAAGCGAACGAGTTAAAAATGGTGTTGCTACCTATCACTCAAAAAGACGGGCTGATGCGAGATAATCCTTATGTGTTCCAAATGGGTTACGATACTTTTCATCAAATTGATTCTCTTGTAACGCAGGCGCTAAATCGTGGCTACAAAACTTTTGGTATTTTTTATCCCCAAAATAATTATGGTCGTGAGATGCAGCTCAGTTTTGAAAATAGGGTAAAAGATGGCGGCGGTAAAATTATTGCTAAAGCCGGATACAACCCAACCTCATCCGATTATTCCGATGCTATTAGAGAGTTAAAGTTATCGTCGTCTACGGCCGACCCCAGCCGTAGTGTGGCTTTTGATGCATTATTTATTCCCGACAGTTTTAGTGCCATTAACCGTATTGTGCCACAATTGCGCAATGCCTCTATTAACAATGTGGTTCTTTTTGGAGGCAGTGCCTGGAATGATGATAGTTTGAGTGCTCAAAATTTTGATGTGTTTCCTCAAAGCTTTTACGTAGATCTTTTTTCCAATAATCGGACATCCGATTTTGTAAGTCAGGTGTCGAGTGCCTTTAGCACTGCTAATGCGCACAAACCTACCAGTGTAGAAGCCTTGGGTTTTGACGCTGCATGGTTTGTGATGAATGCGGCTAAAAATATTGAAGACACAACAGGAGAAATGATTCGCAATGAACTGGCTTCACAAAGAAATCTGAGTGGTCTTACTACTATACGTTCTTTTGAAAGTTCGCAGGGAGCTACAGTAGAACCTTTAGTTTTTTTACCTACGCCACAGGGAATCAATTTATCACAATAA
- the thiL gene encoding thiamine-phosphate kinase — translation MKRLEHELISRIASLFEKKGEGVVLGIGDDAAVLHYDHERYMVLTTDSLVEDVHFRLEAWSARELAIKAVRSNMSDIHAMGAIPHTVLISLALPTFIKDEWVDEFFETVKGEAQTFNFTVIGGNLTRASELSISLTATGLVPCQHLKKRMGAALGQALYLSGPVGYASLGLCELEKGKKESFFISAHKKTGVDIKKAAFLSSSPCVTAMIDVSDGLIQDLGHLLKASGVGARLDMSGLAQDLQYQQASIGVAQNPLELALYGGEDYVLLFSVEKEKEFLKQSSSFNFIRLGDVTASGVSVVYGGNEVVLSQKGFDHFK, via the coding sequence ATGAAACGCTTGGAGCATGAACTCATTAGCCGTATTGCGTCTCTTTTTGAAAAAAAGGGCGAGGGTGTAGTGCTGGGTATAGGTGATGATGCCGCTGTTTTACATTATGATCACGAGCGCTATATGGTGCTTACTACCGATAGTCTTGTGGAGGATGTTCATTTTAGATTAGAAGCCTGGAGTGCTCGTGAATTAGCTATAAAAGCGGTACGTTCTAATATGAGCGATATTCATGCTATGGGAGCTATACCGCATACAGTTCTAATTTCTCTGGCTCTTCCTACTTTTATCAAAGATGAATGGGTGGATGAGTTTTTTGAAACTGTTAAAGGTGAAGCTCAAACTTTTAATTTCACTGTTATTGGTGGTAATTTAACGCGCGCTTCTGAGCTGTCTATTTCTCTTACTGCTACAGGTCTTGTTCCCTGTCAGCATCTTAAAAAAAGAATGGGTGCCGCACTAGGGCAGGCGCTGTATCTTTCGGGGCCAGTGGGCTATGCGTCGCTAGGTTTATGTGAGTTGGAAAAAGGAAAGAAAGAAAGTTTTTTTATAAGCGCTCATAAAAAAACGGGAGTAGATATTAAAAAAGCAGCTTTTCTTTCTTCATCGCCTTGCGTAACAGCTATGATAGATGTGAGTGATGGTTTAATTCAAGATTTGGGTCATCTTTTAAAGGCTAGTGGTGTGGGAGCCAGGCTGGATATGAGTGGGTTAGCTCAGGATTTACAATATCAACAAGCGTCTATAGGAGTGGCGCAAAATCCCTTGGAGCTTGCTTTATATGGTGGGGAAGACTATGTCCTTCTTTTTAGTGTAGAAAAAGAGAAAGAATTTTTAAAACAATCGTCTTCTTTTAACTTTATCCGTTTGGGGGATGTAACGGCATCGGGTGTATCGGTGGTGTATGGCGGTAATGAAGTGGTTCTTAGTCAAAAGGGATTTGATCATTTTAAATGA
- a CDS encoding class I SAM-dependent RNA methyltransferase, whose translation MSSFNVTIEKITSEGMGMARHQGKIVFVSFVMPGEEVRVRVVRSHKSYDEAELIDVIKPSSSRLKAPCAYYGVCGGCNLQHMTYEAQLAAKKQIVADALTRIAKLNVLPIADVLPSPVEYGYRSRIQLHQGDAGVWGFHQRKSNAVVEIDKCLLASDAVNKKLHSFHPPLQKGGRGDLAQVDRKKIPLSPPFSKGEVRKEIREDDENFFTQVNQIQNRNLVDLVMRLARELKPNVALELYAGAGNFTFPLSKICEKIWAVESSREAVAFAQSKNSDIIEWHAADAASFTKKFLTKNIIPDLLLVDPPRAGLEGAVESIIKLQSKAIIYVSCDPATFARDIKKMMDDGKYSLERVYPVDMFSQTAHVEVVGLLLCRKDTF comes from the coding sequence GTGTCTTCTTTTAACGTCACCATCGAAAAAATAACCTCCGAAGGGATGGGCATGGCCCGTCACCAGGGTAAGATTGTGTTTGTGTCTTTTGTGATGCCCGGCGAAGAGGTGCGTGTGCGTGTGGTGAGGTCTCATAAGTCGTACGATGAAGCGGAGTTGATTGATGTGATCAAACCTTCATCGTCTCGTTTAAAAGCTCCCTGTGCTTATTATGGTGTGTGTGGTGGCTGCAATTTGCAGCATATGACGTATGAGGCGCAACTCGCTGCCAAAAAACAAATTGTAGCTGATGCTTTAACCCGTATTGCTAAACTTAATGTGTTACCAATAGCCGATGTGCTGCCGTCTCCTGTGGAGTATGGCTATCGGTCGCGGATTCAATTGCATCAGGGGGATGCGGGTGTGTGGGGTTTTCATCAAAGAAAAAGTAATGCGGTAGTTGAAATCGACAAGTGTTTGCTCGCGTCGGATGCTGTTAATAAGAAGTTACATTCTTTTCACCCCCCTTTGCAAAAGGGGGGAAGGGGGGATTTAGCCCAGGTTGATAGAAAGAAAATCCCCCTCAGTCCCCCTTTTTCAAAGGGGGAGGTAAGAAAAGAAATCCGAGAAGATGACGAAAACTTTTTTACTCAAGTTAATCAAATTCAAAATAGGAATCTTGTCGATTTAGTAATGAGGCTAGCCCGTGAGTTAAAGCCGAATGTAGCGTTAGAACTTTATGCGGGCGCGGGGAATTTTACTTTTCCTTTATCCAAAATCTGCGAAAAAATATGGGCGGTAGAGTCGTCACGCGAGGCGGTGGCTTTTGCTCAATCAAAAAATAGCGATATAATTGAATGGCATGCGGCAGATGCCGCCTCTTTTACCAAAAAGTTTCTCACTAAAAATATAATTCCCGATTTACTCTTGGTGGATCCCCCACGAGCTGGCTTGGAAGGAGCTGTGGAGAGTATTATCAAACTTCAATCCAAAGCTATTATTTATGTATCGTGCGATCCCGCTACCTTTGCGCGTGATATTAAAAAAATGATGGATGATGGGAAATATAGTTTAGAACGCGTGTATCCTGTTGATATGTTTTCGCAGACGGCCCATGTGGAGGTAGTAGGTTTACTACTTTGTCGCAAAGATACTTTTTGA
- a CDS encoding acetyl-CoA C-acyltransferase, translating into MSEAFIVDAVRTPRGKRKGSLSYVHPIDLASLPLKALIERNKIDPKQIEDVIYGCVSQRNEQDNDIARGAVLAAGLPIEIPGVTLNRFCASGLTACNMAAQSVMAGSEDLVIGGGVEHMTKVPMDINFFCGDSGLMTHYPNLVPQGISAEMIAQKYGFTRTQLDEYAARSQDLAAKSWAEGRFKKSIIPVTAKKEDGSTFTFEKDEHFRPGTTVETLKNLKLAFKEDGVIHAGNSSGIVDGAAGVLFASKKKCDELGLKPRAKVVSMATYGSDPVIMLLGPIPSTRKALKKAGLTMKDIDLVEINEAFAPVVLACAKDLEIPLDRVNVNGGAIALGHPLGATGAMLVGTVLDELERQDKRYGLITLCIGMGMGVTTIIERL; encoded by the coding sequence ATGTCCGAAGCTTTTATCGTTGATGCTGTAAGAACCCCTCGTGGAAAACGTAAAGGATCTTTATCGTATGTTCACCCCATCGATCTGGCCTCTCTTCCCTTAAAAGCACTTATCGAACGCAATAAAATCGATCCTAAACAAATTGAAGATGTCATCTATGGTTGTGTGTCGCAGCGTAACGAACAAGATAACGACATTGCCCGCGGTGCCGTTCTTGCCGCTGGACTTCCCATTGAAATACCTGGCGTGACCTTAAATCGCTTTTGTGCGTCAGGCCTCACCGCCTGCAACATGGCAGCACAATCGGTGATGGCCGGCAGTGAAGATTTAGTGATTGGTGGCGGTGTAGAGCACATGACCAAAGTTCCCATGGATATTAATTTTTTCTGTGGCGATTCGGGGCTGATGACTCATTACCCTAACTTGGTGCCTCAAGGTATTTCGGCCGAGATGATTGCCCAAAAATATGGTTTTACCCGCACTCAATTAGACGAATACGCTGCCCGCTCGCAAGATTTAGCCGCTAAATCGTGGGCCGAGGGTCGTTTTAAAAAGAGCATTATCCCGGTAACAGCCAAAAAAGAAGACGGCTCTACTTTTACTTTTGAAAAAGACGAACACTTCCGTCCTGGCACTACTGTAGAAACTTTAAAAAATTTAAAACTGGCCTTCAAAGAAGACGGCGTGATTCATGCCGGTAATTCCAGCGGGATTGTTGATGGTGCTGCGGGTGTTTTATTTGCTTCTAAAAAGAAATGTGACGAACTGGGTTTAAAACCACGTGCTAAAGTAGTGAGCATGGCTACTTATGGTTCCGATCCTGTTATCATGTTACTGGGCCCTATTCCTTCTACCCGCAAAGCTCTTAAAAAAGCGGGATTAACGATGAAAGATATCGACTTAGTAGAAATCAACGAAGCTTTTGCTCCCGTGGTTTTAGCTTGTGCCAAAGATTTAGAAATTCCCCTGGATCGCGTCAACGTCAACGGCGGTGCGATTGCCTTGGGCCATCCCCTGGGTGCCACCGGTGCTATGCTGGTGGGAACTGTTTTAGATGAACTGGAACGCCAGGATAAGCGCTACGGCCTCATCACCCTGTGTATTGGCATGGGCATGGGTGTGACGACGATTATTGAGCGCTTATAA
- a CDS encoding thioredoxin domain-containing protein — protein sequence MKKTFVTIILCLSLLGMALSSWLTYQHFQITKKGFEEKSFCSINEYINCDAVNASSYAEIFNTPVSIFAFLYYLLMVFYALGAYWNNSQEKSAGLSFSLLPSLASVAFSAYMAYISFSVLQMLCLFCTGLYVINLLILILTPRALGISYAAIPSFIWNGILKKSKVLTQIPIALAVMVLGGLVFSNISPTAEKDKNFNATQFLDFYFKQPQSQIDTTGRPFWGNPNAKVKIVEFSDFQCPFCRLAAINLKPFLTEYKKDIAIYFFNYPLDNSCNPNMQRPMHQFACAAAFGGVCANQSNKFWEYHDLVFANQKSLNPQKPTEFAKSIGIDEKAFNECVASDSTKNAITLDLEAASKLDISGTPTVFINGRKFGPWRNIKALRTAIAEEIKRAK from the coding sequence ATGAAAAAAACATTTGTTACGATTATCTTGTGTTTATCCCTTTTAGGGATGGCTTTATCGTCTTGGCTTACCTACCAGCACTTTCAAATCACTAAAAAAGGTTTTGAAGAAAAAAGCTTCTGTTCCATCAACGAATACATTAACTGTGATGCTGTAAATGCCAGTTCTTACGCCGAAATTTTTAATACTCCTGTTTCTATTTTTGCTTTTCTGTATTACTTATTAATGGTGTTTTATGCCCTTGGCGCTTACTGGAACAATTCCCAAGAAAAAAGTGCTGGGCTTAGCTTTTCACTTTTACCTTCGTTAGCTTCGGTAGCTTTTAGTGCCTACATGGCCTACATTTCTTTTAGTGTGCTGCAAATGTTATGCCTGTTTTGCACGGGCCTCTATGTCATTAACCTGCTTATCCTTATATTAACTCCAAGGGCTTTAGGTATTTCCTATGCAGCCATCCCTTCGTTTATCTGGAATGGCATTTTAAAAAAATCCAAGGTACTCACACAAATTCCTATCGCCTTAGCCGTTATGGTATTAGGCGGGCTTGTATTTTCCAACATATCTCCTACGGCCGAAAAAGATAAAAATTTTAATGCTACCCAGTTTTTGGATTTTTATTTTAAACAACCTCAATCGCAAATTGATACTACAGGTCGTCCTTTTTGGGGTAATCCCAATGCCAAGGTTAAAATTGTGGAATTTTCCGATTTTCAATGCCCCTTTTGCCGTTTGGCGGCTATCAATTTAAAACCTTTTTTAACCGAATATAAAAAAGATATCGCCATCTACTTTTTTAATTACCCGCTCGACAACTCGTGCAACCCCAACATGCAGCGCCCTATGCATCAGTTTGCCTGTGCGGCTGCTTTTGGAGGCGTTTGCGCTAACCAATCTAACAAGTTTTGGGAGTATCACGATTTAGTTTTTGCCAATCAAAAAAGTTTAAATCCTCAAAAGCCTACCGAGTTTGCTAAATCGATAGGCATCGATGAAAAGGCTTTTAACGAATGTGTAGCTAGTGATAGCACCAAAAATGCAATTACTCTCGATTTGGAAGCTGCCAGCAAACTGGACATTAGCGGAACCCCCACTGTTTTTATTAACGGTCGTAAGTTTGGCCCCTGGAGAAATATTAAAGCCTTAAGAACCGCTATAGCTGAAGAAATCAAACGCGCAAAATAA
- the rnr gene encoding ribonuclease R: protein MKDNILKLLNVKPNHAFHIQEILKVLKIKPVYKKDVKNLLKRLAGDGKIIKVAPKIYQALSNDNRLIGTLKMHYDGFGFLIPEKSGEQDVFIPAKYMAGALSQDKVAVVWEEDPKGRSGRVVEILERGRKTWVGILGREGKHYVVTNRDFNDELKIVVDAEGISHDDLGNLVLVEVTSYPSAHHSIMKGKVLRIIGNAKSDKALIEAVLAKHNLSPDFPDAVRHETEKTPKKITKKDLAGRVDLTKLPIITIDGLHARDFDDAVCVLKEKGGYRLYVSIADVAHYVKPKTALDAEALSRGNSTYFANRVIPMLPEELSNEMCSLKPYEIRLTLTSELFYDTEGTLKSARYYESFIKSAKRGIYENIQAFFDRGETPSDHYDKEVRESLINMKHLAQALMQKRKKRGTLDFELPEAQVVFSPEGDVETIAVAERFFANQLIEEFMIAANVAVAELFCALKVPALYRVHDEPNPEKLYAYLQTLHLLGFKTDRHKLKEPGDFKPVMEKLKGHPMEEFLHFMFLRSLKQAQYSEETLGHFGLNLRHYSHFTSPIRRYPDLIVHRLLKDLVQRADKGIIEAEFTVKNKKVGVKVKTKIKKEKILYSPEFLARVGQATSKTERNSMEAEREILDLNRLFFIRNHVNEVFHGRIRRIVKFGLFIELTPHFVEGLVHVKDLNDDYYIFDEGRIEMFGRRRKKKYKIGDKVKVRVVGYSLEKRSIELALE, encoded by the coding sequence ATGAAAGACAACATCCTCAAACTTCTCAATGTCAAACCCAATCACGCGTTCCACATCCAAGAAATTCTCAAAGTTCTTAAAATTAAACCCGTTTATAAAAAGGATGTTAAAAATCTGCTTAAGCGTTTGGCGGGAGACGGCAAAATTATCAAAGTTGCTCCCAAAATTTATCAAGCGCTTTCAAACGATAACCGTCTCATTGGCACCCTCAAAATGCATTACGATGGATTTGGATTTTTAATTCCCGAAAAATCAGGCGAGCAGGATGTCTTTATTCCGGCTAAATATATGGCCGGAGCACTTTCACAAGATAAGGTTGCTGTTGTTTGGGAGGAAGATCCCAAGGGGCGCAGTGGCCGTGTGGTGGAAATTTTAGAACGTGGCCGAAAAACTTGGGTTGGTATCTTAGGCCGTGAAGGCAAACATTATGTGGTTACTAATCGCGATTTTAACGACGAACTTAAGATTGTGGTGGATGCCGAAGGAATAAGTCACGACGATTTGGGTAATTTAGTTTTAGTGGAGGTGACGTCTTATCCCTCAGCACATCATTCTATCATGAAGGGCAAGGTATTGCGCATTATTGGCAATGCCAAATCCGACAAAGCTTTAATTGAAGCGGTGCTGGCAAAACATAATCTCTCGCCCGATTTTCCCGACGCTGTTCGTCACGAAACCGAAAAAACACCCAAAAAAATTACTAAAAAAGATCTGGCTGGTCGCGTTGATCTTACCAAACTCCCCATTATTACTATTGATGGACTCCATGCGCGTGATTTTGATGATGCAGTGTGTGTGCTTAAAGAAAAGGGGGGGTATCGTTTATATGTGAGCATTGCCGATGTGGCTCATTATGTAAAACCCAAAACGGCGCTGGATGCCGAAGCGCTCTCTCGTGGTAATTCCACGTATTTTGCTAACCGCGTTATTCCCATGCTGCCCGAGGAACTTTCCAACGAAATGTGCAGTCTTAAGCCTTACGAAATTCGTCTTACACTCACCAGTGAGCTTTTTTACGATACCGAAGGCACGCTTAAGTCTGCTCGTTATTACGAAAGTTTTATTAAAAGCGCCAAGCGGGGCATTTACGAAAATATTCAGGCTTTTTTTGATAGAGGAGAAACACCATCCGATCATTACGATAAAGAAGTGCGTGAGAGCTTGATTAATATGAAGCATCTGGCACAGGCTCTCATGCAAAAGCGTAAAAAACGAGGTACGCTTGATTTTGAATTGCCCGAAGCTCAGGTGGTGTTTTCGCCCGAAGGGGATGTAGAAACCATCGCCGTTGCCGAACGTTTTTTTGCCAATCAGCTCATCGAAGAATTTATGATTGCGGCCAACGTGGCTGTAGCCGAACTTTTCTGTGCTTTAAAAGTACCGGCGCTGTATCGTGTGCACGATGAACCAAACCCCGAAAAACTTTATGCCTATCTGCAAACTCTGCATTTGTTAGGTTTTAAAACCGACCGACACAAATTAAAAGAGCCTGGCGATTTTAAACCCGTGATGGAAAAACTTAAAGGGCATCCCATGGAAGAGTTTTTGCACTTTATGTTTTTGCGCTCGCTGAAGCAGGCTCAGTATAGCGAAGAAACGCTGGGTCATTTTGGTTTAAATTTGCGCCATTATTCTCATTTCACCTCACCCATCAGGCGTTATCCCGATCTTATTGTTCATCGTTTGCTTAAAGATTTGGTTCAGCGTGCCGATAAAGGAATAATTGAAGCCGAGTTTACGGTAAAAAATAAAAAAGTAGGCGTGAAGGTTAAAACCAAGATTAAAAAGGAAAAGATTTTATATTCGCCCGAATTTTTGGCGCGGGTAGGGCAGGCTACCTCCAAAACCGAGCGGAATTCGATGGAGGCCGAACGTGAAATTTTAGATTTGAATCGCCTGTTTTTTATCCGCAATCATGTGAACGAAGTGTTTCACGGACGTATACGTCGCATCGTCAAATTTGGTTTGTTTATTGAACTCACCCCTCATTTTGTGGAAGGGCTAGTGCATGTAAAAGACTTAAACGACGACTATTATATCTTTGATGAAGGCCGGATTGAAATGTTTGGTCGCCGTCGGAAGAAGAAGTATAAGATTGGGGATAAGGTGAAGGTGCGAGTAGTGGGGTATTCGCTGGAAAAACGCAGTATTGAGCTGGCTTTGGAGTAG
- a CDS encoding response regulator, which yields MKTQLLQHKKVLFVDDDENTAHSVKRWLKLHAIQCHVTTKAQELTRFAKRFRPDLILLDLHMPQISGLSLLKRLKKRKDLKDIPVIMLTGNTDNTLALESINLGARGYVAKSHMVKDLIPMIYEYA from the coding sequence ATGAAAACACAGCTGCTCCAGCATAAAAAAGTGTTATTTGTGGATGATGATGAAAACACAGCTCATTCGGTTAAACGCTGGCTTAAACTACATGCCATTCAGTGTCATGTTACCACCAAAGCGCAAGAATTAACTCGTTTTGCCAAACGTTTCAGACCCGATCTCATTTTACTCGATTTACACATGCCCCAAATTTCGGGGTTAAGTTTATTAAAGCGTTTAAAAAAAAGAAAAGATTTAAAAGATATACCCGTGATTATGCTCACCGGCAATACCGACAATACTTTGGCTTTAGAATCAATTAATTTAGGGGCACGCGGCTATGTGGCCAAAAGTCATATGGTGAAAGATTTGATACCGATGATTTATGAGTATGCATAG
- a CDS encoding response regulator → MNLRNVLIVDDEQGILNSLKRLLRQEHIEIDTINSPLEALKMVEKKNYTLVISDQRMPEMEGAELLEKIKEISPQSVRILLTGYTDIKAAMDSVNKGGIYRFLTKPWNDDSLKSEVRAALQYAELEQSFMGSVKALSLVSEKANSFMGHHSKRVAKLAVEIAKKMGLKAKDIFQIEMAALLHDVGKMLVPSPILETKEDKLKDTERAILKRHPEFGEGILRSMPNLLEASKIVRHHHENMDGTGYPDRLQSSLIPVGSRIIAAADAFDKALNTKEVFKSSTLENALEYVTSLTPKILDKSIVLVLKECARGFLINRDYDSEIEVKPYDLTAGMTLSRDIKTLTGVLLLAKDTLITAENFLQTQKYLAAHPFIEGIFVFRNNPLKTDKGVSYENTAAPA, encoded by the coding sequence ATGAATTTAAGAAATGTACTGATAGTTGATGATGAACAGGGAATCCTGAATTCTCTAAAACGCTTACTGCGCCAGGAACATATAGAAATTGACACCATCAATTCACCACTCGAAGCCCTTAAAATGGTGGAAAAGAAAAATTATACGCTTGTGATATCTGACCAACGTATGCCCGAAATGGAAGGCGCCGAACTGTTGGAAAAAATCAAAGAAATCTCACCTCAATCGGTTCGCATTTTATTAACCGGTTACACCGACATCAAAGCCGCCATGGATTCGGTAAATAAAGGCGGCATTTACCGCTTTTTAACAAAACCCTGGAATGATGACAGTTTAAAATCGGAAGTGCGCGCAGCACTCCAATATGCCGAGCTGGAACAAAGCTTTATGGGCAGCGTAAAAGCTTTGTCGTTAGTTTCTGAAAAAGCCAATTCGTTTATGGGACATCACTCTAAACGTGTAGCTAAGCTTGCTGTGGAAATTGCCAAGAAAATGGGACTAAAAGCCAAGGATATTTTTCAAATTGAAATGGCGGCCCTCCTGCATGATGTGGGTAAAATGCTGGTACCCTCCCCTATTTTAGAAACAAAGGAAGACAAATTAAAAGATACCGAACGAGCCATCTTAAAACGCCATCCCGAATTTGGAGAAGGCATTTTGAGAAGCATGCCCAATTTACTGGAAGCCAGTAAAATTGTGCGCCATCATCACGAAAACATGGATGGCACGGGCTATCCCGACCGCTTGCAATCGTCGCTTATACCAGTTGGAAGCCGCATCATTGCAGCGGCAGACGCTTTTGATAAAGCCTTAAACACCAAAGAAGTCTTTAAATCATCCACACTGGAAAATGCTCTGGAGTATGTCACCAGTTTAACGCCCAAAATTTTGGATAAATCTATTGTTTTGGTTTTAAAGGAATGTGCCCGTGGCTTTTTAATAAACCGCGATTACGATAGTGAAATAGAAGTAAAACCCTACGATTTAACTGCCGGCATGACTTTATCGCGCGATATTAAAACACTTACAGGTGTTTTACTTTTGGCCAAAGACACTTTAATAACGGCCGAAAATTTTCTGCAAACACAAAAATATTTGGCAGCCCATCCCTTTATTGAAGGCATTTTTGTTTTTAGAAATAATCCCCTCAAAACAGATAAAGGAGTTTCTTATGAAAACACAGCTGCTCCAGCATAA
- a CDS encoding response regulator — MQLNTCTILLVDDETNIQNSIKRILRSEPYFIITASSAQEGLEKFKEYDIQLVVSDFKMPGMNGVDFLKEIRRMRPECIRIILSGYADSAAVSEGLKNRDINLFINKPWKDDDLKDIIRRGLAPFF, encoded by the coding sequence ATGCAGCTTAACACGTGCACCATTTTACTGGTGGATGACGAAACCAATATTCAAAATTCAATCAAACGCATTTTACGCAGCGAGCCCTATTTTATTATTACAGCAAGCAGTGCACAGGAAGGTTTGGAAAAATTTAAAGAATACGACATTCAACTTGTTGTATCCGATTTTAAAATGCCGGGCATGAACGGAGTTGATTTTTTAAAAGAAATCCGCCGTATGCGACCAGAATGCATACGCATCATTCTATCGGGCTACGCCGATTCGGCAGCTGTGAGTGAAGGGCTAAAAAATAGAGATATTAATCTTTTTATTAACAAACCATGGAAGGATGACGATTTAAAAGACATTATTCGGAGGGGACTTGCACCTTTTTTTTAG